The following are encoded together in the Xanthomonas sacchari genome:
- a CDS encoding S9 family peptidase gives MRKYLFAAFAATLLACATPLPVHADRVTDFRMPVVVEGVDYDLAARMYRPTGHGPFPLIVIHHGTPADKRKLADTRLGFARAARWFVARGYMVVLALRPGYGSSSGSYLEGAGNCHDVDFVVTGHRIAAAEAAIVDAAARLPDVDPQRIVVVGQSAGGLGAVALADAPPPGVRGVISFAGGRGSNGKEVICAGEDRLVEAEKTLGAANTLPQLWLYAENDHFFRRELAHRMYAAYRAGSTPPVTFVDLPPFGDDGHKTFAQADPSVWAEPVAAFLAQVMAQPASAPAPASAPR, from the coding sequence ATGCGCAAGTACCTATTCGCCGCCTTCGCGGCCACCCTCCTCGCCTGCGCTACGCCGTTGCCGGTGCATGCCGATCGCGTCACGGACTTCCGGATGCCGGTGGTCGTGGAAGGCGTCGACTACGATCTCGCCGCGCGCATGTATCGCCCCACGGGCCACGGTCCGTTCCCGCTGATCGTCATCCACCACGGCACGCCTGCGGACAAGCGCAAGCTCGCCGACACCCGCCTTGGCTTCGCCCGCGCCGCGCGCTGGTTCGTCGCCCGCGGCTACATGGTGGTGCTGGCGCTGCGGCCCGGCTACGGCAGCTCCAGCGGCAGCTACCTGGAAGGCGCAGGCAACTGCCACGACGTCGATTTCGTCGTCACCGGGCACAGGATCGCGGCGGCCGAGGCGGCGATCGTCGACGCCGCCGCGCGTCTTCCCGACGTGGACCCGCAGCGCATCGTCGTGGTCGGCCAGTCCGCCGGCGGCCTCGGCGCGGTGGCGCTGGCCGATGCGCCGCCGCCGGGCGTGCGCGGCGTCATCAGCTTCGCTGGCGGGCGCGGCAGCAACGGCAAGGAGGTCATCTGCGCCGGCGAGGACCGCCTGGTCGAGGCGGAGAAGACCCTGGGCGCGGCCAACACGCTGCCGCAGCTGTGGCTGTACGCCGAGAACGATCACTTCTTCCGACGCGAACTGGCGCACCGCATGTATGCCGCCTACCGGGCCGGCTCGACGCCGCCGGTAACCTTCGTCGATCTACCGCCATTCGGCGACGACGGCCACAAGACCTTCGCCCAGGCCGATCCATCGGTGTGGGCCGAACCAGTGGCAGCATTTCTCGCTCAGGTCATGGCGCAGCCCGCAAGCGCGCCTGCACCGGCCAGCGCGCCGCGCTGA
- the rplQ gene encoding 50S ribosomal protein L17, translating into MRHQKSGRKFSRTSAHREAMFKNMAASLIKHELIKTTLPKAKELRRVAEPLITLAKVDNVANRRLAFARLRDKEAVGTLFTTLGPRYQARPGGYLRILKCGFRAGDNAPMAYVELVDRPAVAEEVAE; encoded by the coding sequence ATGCGTCACCAGAAATCCGGCCGCAAGTTCAGCCGCACCAGCGCCCACCGCGAAGCGATGTTCAAGAACATGGCGGCGTCGCTGATCAAGCACGAGCTGATCAAGACCACCCTGCCGAAGGCCAAGGAACTGCGCCGCGTCGCCGAGCCGCTTATCACCCTGGCCAAGGTCGACAACGTCGCCAACCGCCGCCTGGCCTTCGCGCGCCTGCGCGACAAGGAAGCGGTGGGCACCCTGTTCACCACGCTGGGCCCGCGCTACCAGGCGCGCCCGGGTGGCTACCTGCGCATCCTCAAGTGCGGCTTCCGCGCCGGCGACAACGCGCCGATGGCGTACGTCGAGCTGGTCGACCGCCCGGCCGTGGCCGAGGAAGTGGCCGAGTAA
- a CDS encoding class II 3-deoxy-7-phosphoheptulonate synthase gives MNLSAAAVSTSPSPSWSPASWRERPALQMPVYPDPQALEAALAELRHLPPLVTSWEIFALKKQLAEAQEGKRFLLQGGDCAENFNDCESGTISNRLKVLLQMSLVLVHGLRLPVVRVGRYAGQYAKPRSADTETRDGVTLPSYRGDVVNGPEFTAQARVPDPRRMITAHSRSAMTMNFVRALIDGGFADLHHPEYWNLSWVGYSPLAEDYQKMVASIGDAVRFMETLSGAQLYNLNRVDFYTSHEALLLPYEEALTREVPRQWGWFNLSTHYPWIGMRTAALDGAHVEYFRGIRNPIAIKVGPSAQPDQLLRLIDVLNPEDEPGRLTFIHRMGAAQIAEKLPPLLDAVKRDGRRVLWVCDAMHGNTESTSNGYKTRRYQNVLGEVEQSFDIHAAAGTRLGGVHLELTGEDVTECTGGARELTERDLERAYRSSVDPRLNYEQSLEIAMAIVRKQNGRTVATPLA, from the coding sequence ATGAATCTGTCCGCCGCCGCCGTGTCCACCTCCCCCTCGCCGTCCTGGTCACCTGCCAGTTGGCGTGAGCGGCCGGCGCTGCAGATGCCGGTGTATCCGGACCCGCAGGCGCTGGAGGCCGCGCTGGCGGAACTGCGGCACTTGCCGCCGCTGGTCACGTCCTGGGAGATCTTCGCGCTGAAGAAGCAGCTGGCCGAGGCGCAGGAGGGCAAGCGCTTCCTGCTGCAGGGCGGCGATTGCGCGGAGAACTTCAACGATTGCGAATCCGGCACCATCTCCAACCGGCTCAAGGTGCTGCTGCAGATGAGCCTGGTGCTGGTGCACGGCCTGCGCCTGCCGGTGGTGCGGGTCGGCCGCTATGCCGGGCAGTACGCCAAGCCGCGCTCGGCCGATACCGAGACCCGCGACGGCGTGACCCTGCCCAGCTATCGCGGCGACGTGGTCAACGGCCCGGAGTTCACCGCGCAGGCGCGGGTGCCGGATCCGCGACGCATGATCACTGCGCACTCGCGTTCGGCGATGACCATGAACTTCGTGCGTGCGCTGATCGACGGCGGCTTCGCCGACCTGCACCACCCCGAATACTGGAACCTGAGTTGGGTCGGCTATTCGCCGCTGGCCGAGGACTACCAGAAGATGGTGGCCTCGATCGGCGATGCGGTGCGCTTCATGGAGACCCTGTCCGGCGCGCAGCTGTACAACCTCAATCGCGTCGATTTCTACACCTCGCACGAGGCCTTGCTGCTGCCCTACGAGGAAGCGCTGACCCGTGAGGTGCCGCGGCAGTGGGGCTGGTTCAACCTCAGCACGCACTATCCGTGGATCGGCATGCGCACCGCGGCGCTGGACGGCGCGCACGTGGAGTACTTCCGCGGCATCCGCAATCCGATCGCGATCAAGGTCGGGCCGTCGGCGCAGCCGGATCAGTTGCTGCGCCTGATCGACGTGCTCAATCCGGAAGACGAACCGGGCCGACTGACCTTCATCCATCGCATGGGTGCGGCGCAGATCGCCGAGAAGCTGCCGCCGCTGCTGGACGCGGTGAAGCGCGACGGCCGCCGCGTGCTGTGGGTGTGCGATGCGATGCACGGCAACACCGAGAGCACCAGCAACGGCTACAAGACCCGCCGCTACCAGAACGTCCTGGGCGAGGTGGAGCAGTCGTTCGACATCCATGCCGCGGCCGGGACCCGCCTGGGCGGCGTGCATCTGGAGCTGACCGGCGAGGACGTCACCGAGTGCACCGGCGGCGCGCGCGAACTGACCGAGCGCGACCTCGAGCGCGCCTACCGTTCCAGCGTCGATCCGCGCCTGAACTACGAGCAGTCGCTGGAGATCGCGATGGCGATCGTGCGCAAGCAGAACGGGCGTACCGTCGCCACGCCGCTGGCGTAG
- a CDS encoding TonB-dependent receptor: protein MTPRPLSSAIALVLLLAPGLVFAADATDSTAAAEPTVDLDPVTVTAKLEAARNALSPDIGSSQYAISAEDIARLPLGASTPLNQVLLQAPGVVQDSYGGVHVRGDHANLQYRINGVMIPESISGFGQTLDPRTIKNIRLLDGALPAQFGDRTAAVVDITTKNGVELGNGGSVGITAGSYGTLNPNASWWGSDGRFSWFASGNYLQNRIGMENPTDSDNPIHDKTHQGKGFADLSYLLNENTRLSLLVGYANNRFQIPNNPGQTPAFTYQGTNTFDSSQLDENQRENTRFGTLVLQGALGDTSYQLSAGQRYSSVAFSPDIAGDLIFNGIASQVQRANRASTLQADFSTPWGSTHTLRYGVYGNFEHANASNNAYVFPANDDGSQSSDVPLFIPDSSRFHASTYAVYLQDEWQPSDAWTINYGVRGDRYKAFGTTEGQLSPRLGMVWHASDSTTLHAGYARYFTPPATELISTSDIALYDGTTNQQSPNGASTKPLSERSDYYDLGISQMVGDHLTLGLDTYYRKADRLQDEGQFGAAYVYSTFNYRYGRIRGAEFSADYSNGPINAYFNAAYSKAMGKQVMTSLYNFDPDALAYANDHWIHLDHDQKLTSSGGINYALADDSRIGADYLFGSGLRTDADGVPNGGELPAYFQLNLSAGHDFALASSHPLHAQLAVLNVLDRHYQLRDGGGIGVFAPQWAPRRGVYLSLQQDF, encoded by the coding sequence ATGACACCTCGCCCCCTCTCCTCCGCCATCGCCCTGGTCCTGCTGCTCGCCCCCGGCCTCGTCTTCGCCGCGGACGCCACCGACAGCACCGCTGCCGCCGAACCGACCGTCGATCTCGACCCGGTCACCGTCACCGCCAAGCTGGAAGCCGCGCGCAACGCGCTGTCGCCGGACATCGGCAGCAGCCAGTACGCGATCAGCGCCGAGGACATCGCGCGCCTGCCGCTGGGCGCCTCCACACCGCTCAACCAGGTGCTGCTGCAGGCGCCGGGCGTGGTACAGGACTCCTACGGCGGCGTGCACGTGCGCGGCGACCACGCCAACCTGCAGTACCGCATCAACGGCGTGATGATCCCCGAGTCGATCTCCGGCTTCGGCCAGACCCTGGACCCGCGCACGATCAAGAACATCCGCCTGCTCGATGGCGCGTTGCCGGCGCAGTTCGGCGACCGCACCGCGGCAGTGGTCGACATCACCACCAAGAACGGGGTGGAACTGGGCAACGGCGGCAGCGTCGGCATCACCGCCGGCTCCTACGGCACGCTCAACCCCAACGCCTCGTGGTGGGGCAGCGACGGCCGCTTCAGCTGGTTCGCCAGCGGCAACTACCTGCAGAACCGCATCGGCATGGAGAACCCGACCGACAGCGACAACCCGATCCACGACAAGACCCACCAGGGCAAGGGCTTCGCCGACCTCAGCTACCTGCTGAACGAGAACACCCGGCTCAGCCTGCTGGTCGGCTACGCCAACAACCGCTTCCAGATCCCCAACAACCCGGGGCAGACGCCGGCGTTCACCTACCAGGGCACCAATACCTTCGATTCCTCCCAGCTCGACGAGAATCAGCGTGAGAACACCCGCTTCGGCACCCTGGTGCTGCAGGGCGCGCTCGGCGACACCAGCTACCAGCTGTCGGCCGGCCAGCGCTACAGCAGCGTCGCCTTTTCCCCGGACATCGCCGGCGACCTGATCTTCAACGGCATCGCCTCGCAGGTGCAGCGCGCCAACCGCGCCAGCACCCTGCAGGCCGACTTCTCCACGCCGTGGGGCAGCACCCACACCCTGCGCTACGGCGTGTACGGCAACTTCGAACACGCCAACGCCAGCAACAACGCCTATGTGTTCCCGGCCAACGACGACGGCAGCCAGAGCAGCGACGTGCCGCTGTTCATTCCCGACAGCAGCCGCTTCCACGCCAGCACCTACGCGGTCTACCTGCAGGACGAATGGCAGCCGAGCGACGCCTGGACCATCAACTACGGCGTGCGCGGCGACCGCTACAAGGCCTTCGGCACCACCGAGGGCCAGCTCAGCCCGCGCCTGGGCATGGTCTGGCACGCCAGCGACAGCACCACCCTGCACGCCGGCTATGCGCGCTACTTCACCCCGCCGGCCACCGAGCTGATCTCCACCAGCGACATCGCCCTGTACGACGGCACCACCAACCAGCAGTCGCCGAACGGCGCCTCGACCAAGCCGCTGAGCGAGCGCAGCGACTACTACGACCTCGGCATCTCGCAGATGGTCGGCGATCACCTGACCCTGGGCCTGGACACCTACTACCGCAAGGCCGATCGCCTGCAGGACGAAGGCCAGTTCGGCGCCGCCTACGTCTACTCCACCTTCAACTACCGCTACGGCCGCATCCGCGGCGCCGAGTTCAGCGCCGACTACAGCAATGGCCCGATCAACGCCTACTTCAACGCGGCCTACAGCAAGGCCATGGGCAAGCAGGTGATGACCAGCCTGTACAACTTCGACCCGGATGCGCTGGCCTACGCCAACGACCACTGGATCCACCTGGACCACGACCAGAAGCTGACCTCCTCCGGCGGCATCAACTACGCCCTGGCCGACGACAGCCGCATCGGCGCCGACTACCTGTTCGGCAGCGGCCTGCGCACCGACGCCGACGGCGTGCCCAACGGCGGCGAGCTGCCGGCGTACTTCCAGCTCAACCTCAGCGCCGGCCACGACTTCGCCCTGGCCAGCAGCCACCCGCTGCACGCGCAACTGGCGGTGCTCAACGTGCTCGACCGCCACTACCAGTTGCGCGACGGCGGCGGCATCGGCGTATTCGCGCCGCAGTGGGCGCCGCGCCGTGGCGTCTACCTGAGCCTGCAGCAGGACTTCTGA
- a CDS encoding disulfide bond formation protein B, giving the protein MNPLRWGFRAQFLLGFLVCAGLLGYAIFVQLQLGIEPCPLCIFQRIAFAALGVLFLLGALHGPRSAGGRKIYGVLAFLAALVGAGISTKHVSVQLFPDPMASCGPPLSFLRETMGPFEVLRRVLTGTGDCGNIDWRFLGLSMPMWCLICFVLLAVFALYAGFKSRRRTLI; this is encoded by the coding sequence ATGAATCCGTTACGTTGGGGTTTCCGCGCGCAGTTCCTGCTCGGCTTTCTGGTCTGCGCCGGCTTGCTGGGCTATGCGATCTTCGTGCAGCTGCAGCTGGGCATCGAGCCGTGCCCGCTGTGTATCTTCCAGCGCATCGCCTTCGCCGCGCTGGGCGTGCTGTTCCTGCTCGGTGCCCTGCACGGGCCGCGCAGCGCCGGCGGGCGCAAGATCTACGGCGTCCTCGCGTTCCTGGCCGCGCTCGTGGGCGCCGGCATCTCCACCAAGCACGTCTCGGTGCAACTGTTCCCGGATCCGATGGCGTCCTGCGGCCCGCCGCTGAGCTTCCTGCGCGAGACCATGGGGCCGTTCGAGGTGCTGCGCCGGGTGCTGACCGGCACCGGCGACTGCGGCAACATCGACTGGCGTTTCCTTGGCCTGTCGATGCCGATGTGGTGCCTGATCTGCTTCGTGCTGCTGGCGGTGTTCGCGCTGTATGCGGGCTTCAAGAGCCGGCGGCGCACGCTGATCTGA
- the rpoA gene encoding DNA-directed RNA polymerase subunit alpha: MTVTANQVLRPRGPQIERLTDNRAKVVIEPLERGYGHTLGNALRRVLLSSIPGFAITEVEIDGVLHEYTTVEGLQEDVLEVLLNLKDVAIRMHTGDSATLSLSKQGPGTVTAADIKTDHNVEILNNDHVICHLTKDTAINMRLKIERGFGYQPAAARRRPDEETRTIGRLVLDASFSPVRRVAYAVESARVEQRTDLDKLVLDIETNGTIDAEEAVRTAADILSDQLSVFGDFTHRDRGAAKPASNGVDPVLLRPIDDLELTVRSANCLKAESIYYIGDLIQKTEVELLKTPNLGKKSLTEIKEVLAQRGLSLGMKLENWPPAGVAQHGMLG, encoded by the coding sequence ATGACGGTTACCGCCAACCAGGTTCTGCGCCCGCGTGGGCCGCAGATCGAACGCCTTACCGACAACCGCGCCAAGGTCGTGATCGAGCCCTTGGAGCGCGGGTATGGGCATACGCTGGGCAACGCCCTGCGTCGCGTGCTGCTGTCCTCGATTCCCGGCTTCGCGATCACCGAAGTCGAGATCGACGGCGTGCTGCACGAGTACACCACGGTCGAAGGGCTGCAGGAGGACGTGCTGGAAGTCCTGCTGAACCTCAAGGACGTGGCCATCCGCATGCATACCGGTGACAGCGCCACGCTGTCGCTGTCCAAGCAGGGTCCGGGCACGGTCACTGCCGCCGACATCAAGACCGACCACAACGTCGAGATCCTCAACAACGACCACGTGATCTGCCACCTGACCAAGGACACGGCGATCAACATGCGTCTGAAGATCGAGCGTGGCTTCGGCTACCAGCCGGCCGCCGCGCGTCGCCGTCCGGACGAAGAGACCCGCACCATCGGCCGCCTGGTCCTGGACGCCTCGTTCTCGCCGGTGCGCCGCGTCGCCTACGCGGTCGAGTCGGCCCGCGTCGAGCAGCGTACCGACCTGGACAAGCTGGTCCTGGACATCGAAACCAACGGCACGATCGATGCCGAGGAAGCCGTGCGCACCGCCGCCGACATCCTCAGCGACCAGCTGTCGGTGTTCGGCGACTTCACCCATCGCGACCGTGGCGCGGCCAAGCCGGCCAGCAACGGCGTGGATCCGGTGCTGCTGCGTCCGATCGACGATCTGGAACTGACCGTGCGTTCGGCCAACTGCCTGAAGGCCGAGAGCATCTACTACATCGGCGATCTGATCCAGAAGACCGAAGTGGAGCTGCTCAAGACCCCGAACCTGGGCAAGAAGTCGCTCACCGAGATCAAGGAAGTGCTGGCCCAGCGTGGCCTGTCGCTCGGTATGAAGCTGGAGAACTGGCCGCCGGCCGGCGTCGCCCAGCACGGCATGCTCGGCTGA